One segment of Stomatobaculum sp. F0698 DNA contains the following:
- the cysK gene encoding cysteine synthase A has product MSKIYTSADQLIGGTPLLELSHIEAKEGVKARILAKLEYLNPAGSVKDRIARGMLDDAEARGVLTKDSVIIEPTSGNTGIGLASVAAARGYRIIIVMPDTMSVERRNLMKAYGAELVLTEGAKGMKGAMAKAEELAKEIPHSFIPGQFVNPANPAAHEKTTGPEIWEDTDGEVDYFVSGVGTGGTLSGVGRYLRSKKPGVKLIAVEPEASPVLSGGQPGPHKIQGLGAGFVPDTLDKDIYDEVIQVSNEDAFRVGREIGRAEGVLTGISSGAALYAALQLAKRKEAEGKTIVVLLPDSGDRYLSSPLFQD; this is encoded by the coding sequence CCGCTCTTGGAACTTTCTCACATTGAGGCGAAGGAAGGCGTCAAGGCGCGCATTCTCGCAAAGCTCGAGTACCTGAACCCGGCGGGTTCGGTGAAGGACAGAATTGCCCGCGGCATGCTGGACGATGCCGAGGCGCGCGGCGTCCTGACCAAGGACTCGGTCATCATTGAGCCGACCTCCGGCAATACCGGCATAGGCCTTGCCTCGGTCGCGGCGGCGAGAGGCTACCGCATCATCATCGTGATGCCGGATACCATGAGTGTGGAGCGCAGAAATCTCATGAAGGCCTACGGCGCGGAACTTGTGCTGACCGAAGGCGCGAAGGGCATGAAGGGCGCAATGGCGAAGGCGGAGGAACTCGCGAAGGAGATTCCGCACAGCTTTATTCCGGGACAGTTCGTGAATCCGGCAAATCCGGCGGCACACGAGAAGACCACCGGTCCCGAGATTTGGGAGGACACGGACGGCGAAGTGGATTACTTTGTCTCCGGTGTCGGCACGGGCGGCACGCTGAGCGGTGTGGGCCGTTACCTCCGCAGCAAAAAGCCGGGCGTCAAGCTGATTGCCGTGGAGCCGGAGGCTTCTCCGGTGCTTTCGGGCGGACAGCCGGGCCCGCATAAGATTCAGGGCCTCGGTGCGGGTTTTGTGCCGGATACCCTGGACAAGGATATCTACGACGAGGTGATTCAGGTCTCGAACGAGGATGCCTTCCGTGTGGGCCGCGAGATCGGCAGAGCCGAGGGCGTGCTGACCGGCATCTCTTCCGGCGCGGCGCTGTATGCGGCCTTGCAGCTCGCAAAGCGCAAGGAGGCAGAGGGAAAGACCATCGTGGTGCTTCTGCCGGATTCCGGCGACCGCTATCTCTCTTCGCCGCTCTTCCAGGATTGA
- a CDS encoding RrF2 family transcriptional regulator, protein MMISTRGRYALRVMIDLAEHVGASYIPLKDIAERQQISEKYLESIVKVLVRNGLLDALRGKGGGYRLNRAPAEYTVGNILRLTEGNLAPVSCLEEEASCERAASCRTLPMWQELDRLVNKFFDGYTLADLAAPDLAGNDFVI, encoded by the coding sequence ATGATGATATCTACCCGTGGTCGCTATGCGCTCCGTGTCATGATCGATCTTGCCGAGCACGTCGGTGCTTCCTATATTCCCCTGAAAGACATTGCCGAGCGGCAGCAGATCTCCGAAAAATACCTGGAGTCCATTGTGAAAGTGCTGGTCAGAAACGGCCTGCTCGATGCCCTGCGCGGGAAGGGCGGCGGTTACCGCTTAAACCGTGCCCCCGCGGAATACACGGTCGGCAATATACTGCGCCTCACCGAGGGCAATTTAGCCCCGGTCTCCTGTCTCGAGGAAGAGGCCTCCTGCGAGCGCGCCGCCTCCTGTCGCACCCTGCCCATGTGGCAGGAACTGGATCGTCTTGTCAACAAATTCTTTGACGGCTACACGCTCGCGGATCTCGCCGCGCCCGATCTCGCCGGCAATGACTTTGTCATCTGA
- a CDS encoding pyridoxamine kinase gives MTAYKRILTIQDISCVGQCSLTVAQPIISACGVEACILPSAVLSNHTGADFHGFTFRDLTEDMPGIAAKWEREKIYFDAVYTGYLGSIRQIALVKDMMEKLLNPGGLKIVDPAMADNGALYTGFDLAFVREMAALCAEADYILPNLTEACLLTDTPYHEGLWEESEVKAILKKLAALGAKHVILKGISYEAGRIGNAVYDCARGELRYDFTLRVPRSSHGTGDCFAAAFTGAMMRGKSAFEASKLAARFVVASIRATEDDKEHWYGVKFELALPLLTEALTVPLFELDGSRIASLEDFYAEIDRVLTDGSEKTGHNLSALDDILRGGFGKHAYGQQIRLRWNHFEESAEALGEATVFRLLRVILDRETGHDCKLEI, from the coding sequence ATGACAGCTTACAAGAGGATTTTGACCATTCAAGATATTTCCTGTGTGGGGCAGTGCTCGCTCACGGTGGCACAGCCCATCATCTCGGCCTGCGGCGTGGAGGCCTGCATTCTTCCTTCGGCTGTGCTCTCGAACCACACCGGTGCCGATTTCCACGGCTTTACCTTTCGCGATCTGACCGAGGACATGCCCGGCATTGCGGCGAAGTGGGAGCGGGAGAAGATATACTTCGATGCCGTCTACACCGGCTATTTGGGGAGCATACGACAGATTGCGCTGGTCAAAGATATGATGGAAAAGCTTTTGAACCCGGGCGGTCTCAAAATCGTGGATCCCGCGATGGCGGATAACGGTGCGCTCTACACAGGCTTTGACCTCGCGTTTGTGCGGGAGATGGCGGCGCTCTGCGCCGAGGCGGATTACATCCTCCCGAACTTAACGGAGGCCTGCCTCCTCACCGATACGCCCTATCACGAGGGACTTTGGGAGGAGAGCGAGGTGAAGGCAATTCTCAAAAAGCTCGCGGCCCTCGGCGCAAAACATGTGATTCTGAAGGGCATCTCCTACGAGGCGGGGCGCATCGGCAACGCGGTCTATGACTGCGCGCGCGGCGAGCTTCGCTATGATTTCACCCTGCGTGTGCCGCGGAGCAGCCACGGGACGGGAGACTGCTTTGCGGCGGCCTTTACCGGAGCCATGATGCGCGGAAAGAGCGCCTTTGAGGCGAGCAAGCTTGCCGCGCGCTTTGTGGTTGCGAGCATACGCGCGACCGAGGATGACAAAGAGCACTGGTACGGGGTAAAGTTCGAGCTTGCGCTTCCGCTGCTCACCGAGGCGCTCACCGTGCCGCTCTTTGAGCTGGACGGCAGCCGCATTGCGAGTCTCGAGGACTTCTATGCGGAGATAGACCGTGTGCTCACGGACGGAAGCGAGAAGACCGGTCACAATCTCTCCGCCCTCGATGACATCCTGCGGGGCGGCTTCGGAAAGCACGCTTACGGACAGCAGATACGCCTTCGCTGGAATCACTTTGAGGAAAGCGCGGAGGCACTCGGCGAGGCGACGGTATTCCGCTTGCTGCGTGTGATTTTAGACCGCGAGACCGGCCACGACTGCAAGCTGGAAATCTGA
- a CDS encoding 3D domain-containing protein, producing MKAIQRACIFLLVLLMLLAPLSALGESKSVQPAEETTAAGESRTLLSAAPTDTPSASAVFYDTSNSVMGAVRNADENLSDQIDVPVLNDACVAAQNALIETRTAKDRAWLNLKKEEQAKAEAARLAAEEAARQERERAEAASREAAKKAASTKSGKQSKSTAAGTHSTSAKSSPKVSGKNGKSLGVFKLTAYCPCYECSKGWGRMTSSGRLAQENHTIATDPSVIPEGTRVVINGTVYVAEDTGGGVVGKHIDIFMESHSATLSFGVQHAEVFLAD from the coding sequence ATGAAAGCCATTCAGAGGGCGTGCATCTTTCTTCTGGTCCTGCTCATGCTCCTCGCGCCGCTCAGTGCTCTGGGCGAGTCAAAGAGCGTTCAGCCGGCCGAAGAGACGACCGCCGCGGGCGAGAGCCGGACTTTGCTCTCCGCCGCGCCGACGGACACCCCCTCTGCGAGCGCAGTTTTCTATGACACATCCAACAGCGTGATGGGCGCAGTCCGAAACGCCGATGAAAATCTGAGCGATCAGATCGATGTGCCCGTACTCAATGATGCCTGTGTTGCCGCGCAAAACGCGCTCATTGAGACCAGAACCGCAAAGGATCGCGCCTGGTTAAACCTGAAGAAGGAAGAACAGGCCAAAGCCGAAGCAGCCCGCCTTGCCGCCGAAGAGGCCGCGAGACAGGAGCGTGAGCGCGCGGAAGCGGCATCCCGCGAAGCTGCGAAAAAGGCCGCGAGTACCAAGAGCGGCAAGCAAAGTAAGTCGACCGCTGCGGGAACCCACAGCACAAGCGCCAAGAGCAGCCCGAAGGTGAGCGGCAAAAACGGCAAAAGCCTCGGCGTCTTTAAGCTCACCGCTTACTGCCCCTGCTACGAGTGCTCCAAGGGCTGGGGACGTATGACCAGTTCGGGCAGACTCGCACAGGAAAATCACACGATTGCAACCGATCCCTCGGTGATCCCGGAGGGCACGCGCGTGGTCATCAACGGCACCGTCTATGTCGCCGAGGATACCGGCGGCGGCGTGGTCGGAAAGCACATCGACATCTTCATGGAGAGCCACTCCGCCACGCTGAGCTTCGGCGTGCAGCACGCGGAAGTATTTCTCGCAGATTAA
- a CDS encoding 3D domain-containing protein produces the protein MRLHSTLSILALSALLSVSTSVPGFAAVVRSNAAASSRESESAAQSASAVIQAPSEEAQTAAPLPAVRNETSLGVFKTTGFTNPRGERSADGSVPQVGRTVAADWSVLPRGSKIRFAGSDTIYIVEDTGVRGQVVDVYYANTSEAWAHGVQYREVFLILE, from the coding sequence ATGCGACTTCATTCCACATTAAGCATACTTGCGCTCAGCGCACTGCTTTCCGTTTCAACGAGTGTTCCCGGCTTTGCCGCCGTGGTCCGCAGCAATGCCGCCGCGAGCAGCCGGGAAAGCGAGAGCGCCGCTCAAAGCGCAAGCGCTGTGATCCAGGCCCCGAGCGAAGAGGCACAGACCGCCGCACCGCTCCCTGCGGTCCGGAACGAAACTTCTCTCGGTGTCTTCAAGACGACCGGTTTCACGAATCCGCGCGGCGAGCGCAGCGCAGACGGCTCGGTACCGCAGGTAGGCCGCACCGTCGCCGCAGACTGGTCCGTACTGCCGCGCGGCAGCAAGATCCGCTTTGCGGGCAGCGACACCATCTATATCGTCGAGGACACGGGCGTCCGCGGCCAGGTTGTCGACGTCTACTACGCGAACACTTCCGAGGCCTGGGCCCACGGCGTTCAGTACCGCGAGGTCTTTCTGATTCTCGAGTAA
- the hrcA gene encoding heat-inducible transcriptional repressor HrcA: MELDDRKIMILNAVIKNYMETGEPVGSRTISKLPGCTLSSATIRNEMYDLEEMGYLLQPHTSAGRIPSDQGYRFYVNEILKETDSEMQALKRQFVARVDRLESVLRRMARIAADHTNYAAVISGPDTSRARIKLLQLSKMDENRLLVVLVLEGNLISNRILTLHQAIGDAELLHLNILLNTRLNGVSLQDAEAEVLEKLLRDAGESRELVAFLLTELRRMLTEEEELQIYTSGATNVFRYPELTDGGGAKRIISTFEQKKRLRRIVIDAAEQAGEEQESIQVFIGEESPVPEMNDCSIVTARYDLGSGLRGTIGIVGPKRMDYKKVLNTLHDLMREMDENFGGDDG; encoded by the coding sequence ATGGAGCTGGATGATCGAAAAATCATGATACTGAATGCAGTGATTAAAAACTACATGGAAACCGGAGAGCCGGTGGGCTCCCGCACGATTTCAAAACTTCCCGGCTGCACGCTGAGCAGCGCAACCATACGCAACGAGATGTACGATTTGGAAGAGATGGGCTATCTCCTCCAACCGCATACCTCGGCGGGGCGCATCCCCTCCGATCAGGGTTATCGCTTCTATGTAAACGAGATCCTGAAGGAGACGGACAGCGAGATGCAGGCCTTGAAGCGACAGTTTGTCGCGCGGGTCGACCGCCTCGAATCGGTGCTTCGACGCATGGCGCGCATTGCGGCGGATCATACAAACTACGCTGCGGTCATCAGCGGCCCCGATACGAGCCGGGCGCGCATTAAGCTCTTGCAGCTCTCCAAGATGGATGAGAATCGCCTCTTGGTCGTGTTGGTACTCGAGGGAAATTTGATCAGCAACCGCATTTTGACGCTGCATCAGGCCATCGGCGATGCCGAGCTTCTGCATCTCAACATCCTTCTGAACACGCGTTTAAACGGTGTCAGTTTGCAGGATGCCGAGGCCGAGGTCCTTGAGAAACTGCTTCGCGATGCCGGAGAAAGCCGGGAGCTGGTTGCCTTTCTCTTAACGGAACTGCGGCGCATGCTCACGGAGGAGGAAGAACTGCAGATTTACACGAGCGGCGCGACCAATGTGTTCCGTTATCCGGAGCTCACGGACGGCGGCGGCGCAAAACGCATCATCAGCACCTTCGAGCAGAAGAAGCGCTTAAGGCGCATCGTGATCGACGCGGCAGAGCAGGCGGGAGAAGAGCAGGAGAGCATCCAGGTCTTTATCGGAGAAGAGTCGCCGGTACCGGAGATGAACGACTGCAGCATTGTGACGGCGCGTTACGACTTGGGCAGCGGCCTTCGCGGTACCATAGGTATCGTGGGACCGAAGCGCATGGACTATAAAAAGGTGTTAAACACCCTGCATGATTTAATGCGGGAGATGGATGAGAATTTCGGAGGAGACGATGGCTAA
- the grpE gene encoding nucleotide exchange factor GrpE — protein MAKNKHKHEREDRAEQTLTPEEAAAKAAAEAAEALAAEEEASEPVKEEAEEKTDKAAEAEIEGLTDRLKRTLAEFENFRKRSEREKAQMFDLGAKSVLEKLLPVIDNFERSVAQAPESEDPGIKSYAEGMEMIYRQLLKNMKEAGVEPIDAKGKPFDPTYHNAVMHEENEELGENVVAEELQKGYLYKDSVLRHSMVKVAN, from the coding sequence ATGGCTAAGAACAAGCACAAACACGAGCGGGAGGACAGAGCGGAGCAAACGCTTACCCCGGAAGAAGCTGCGGCGAAGGCTGCCGCCGAAGCGGCGGAGGCGCTTGCCGCGGAGGAAGAAGCTTCGGAGCCCGTAAAGGAAGAAGCGGAGGAAAAAACGGACAAAGCGGCAGAGGCGGAAATCGAAGGTCTGACCGACCGGCTGAAGCGGACGCTTGCGGAGTTTGAGAATTTCCGGAAGCGGAGCGAGCGCGAAAAGGCGCAGATGTTTGACCTCGGCGCCAAGTCGGTGCTTGAGAAGCTCCTTCCGGTCATCGATAACTTTGAGCGAAGCGTAGCCCAGGCACCGGAGAGCGAAGATCCCGGCATCAAGTCTTATGCCGAGGGCATGGAGATGATATACCGCCAGCTCTTAAAGAATATGAAGGAGGCGGGTGTCGAGCCGATCGACGCGAAAGGCAAGCCCTTCGACCCGACCTACCACAACGCGGTCATGCACGAGGAAAATGAAGAACTCGGCGAGAATGTGGTCGCGGAGGAATTGCAAAAGGGCTACCTCTATAAGGACAGCGTCCTTCGCCACAGCATGGTGAAGGTTGCGAATTAA
- the dnaK gene encoding molecular chaperone DnaK encodes MGKIIGIDLGTTNSCVAVMEGGKPVVIPNSEGARTTPSVVAFTKNGERLVGEPAKRQAVTNADRTIASIKRHMGTDYKVTIDGKSYTPQEISAMILQKLKADAESYLGEKVTEAVITVPAYFNDAQRQATKDAGKIAGLEVKRIINEPTAAALAYGLDNDKEQKIMVYDLGGGTFDVSIIDIGEGVIEVLATNGDTHLGGDDFDEKITRWMIDEFKKEVGVDLGQDKMALQRLKEAAEKAKKELSTATTTEINLPFITATAAGPQHLAMNLTRAKFDELTADLIERTVIPVQNAMRDAGITNADLGKVLLVGGSTRMLNAQEKVKQLTGMEPSKTLNPDECVAIGAAVQGGKLAGDSSASDVLLLDVTPLSLSIETMGGIATKLIERNTTIPTKKSQVFSTAEDNQSAVDIHVVQGEREFARDNKSLGQFRLDGILPARRGVPQIEVTFDIDANGIVNVSAKDLGTGKEQHITITSGSNMSQEDIDKAVREASEFEAQDKKKKEAIDERNDADSLIFQTEKAIQEVGDKIGDSDKAAVEADLAALKEAVNRAPAESMTDDQVADIKANKEKLMASAQQLFQKVYEQAQQSQASAGAENGGSNPDDGVVDGDFKEV; translated from the coding sequence ATGGGTAAGATTATCGGTATCGATCTCGGAACTACCAACAGCTGCGTTGCGGTGATGGAGGGCGGTAAGCCCGTCGTCATTCCGAACAGCGAGGGTGCAAGAACCACGCCGTCCGTCGTGGCCTTCACGAAGAACGGCGAGCGCTTGGTCGGTGAGCCGGCAAAGCGCCAGGCGGTCACGAACGCGGATCGCACGATTGCTTCGATTAAGAGACACATGGGTACGGACTACAAGGTGACCATCGACGGCAAGAGCTACACGCCGCAGGAAATTTCCGCAATGATACTGCAGAAGCTCAAGGCGGATGCGGAGAGCTATCTCGGTGAGAAGGTTACCGAGGCAGTCATCACGGTTCCGGCGTACTTCAACGACGCACAGCGTCAGGCAACCAAGGACGCAGGTAAGATTGCGGGTCTTGAGGTAAAGCGTATCATCAACGAGCCGACGGCGGCGGCACTCGCTTACGGCCTTGACAACGACAAAGAGCAGAAGATCATGGTCTACGACCTCGGCGGCGGCACCTTCGACGTGTCCATCATCGACATCGGCGAGGGCGTCATCGAAGTGCTCGCGACCAACGGCGACACCCACCTCGGCGGCGATGACTTCGACGAGAAGATTACGCGCTGGATGATTGACGAGTTCAAGAAGGAGGTCGGTGTGGACCTCGGCCAGGATAAGATGGCTCTTCAGAGACTCAAGGAGGCTGCGGAGAAGGCGAAGAAGGAACTCTCGACCGCAACCACGACGGAGATCAATCTCCCGTTCATCACGGCGACCGCGGCGGGTCCGCAGCACCTCGCGATGAACCTGACCCGCGCGAAGTTCGACGAACTCACGGCGGATCTCATTGAGCGCACCGTAATTCCGGTGCAGAACGCAATGCGCGACGCGGGCATCACGAACGCAGACCTCGGCAAGGTTCTTCTGGTCGGCGGTTCGACCCGTATGCTGAACGCACAGGAGAAGGTGAAGCAGCTCACCGGCATGGAGCCCTCGAAGACCCTGAACCCGGATGAGTGCGTCGCAATCGGTGCGGCGGTACAGGGCGGTAAGCTCGCGGGCGATTCGAGCGCAAGCGATGTGCTCCTCCTCGATGTCACCCCGCTCTCCCTCTCGATCGAGACCATGGGCGGCATCGCAACCAAGCTGATTGAAAGAAACACGACCATCCCGACCAAGAAGAGCCAGGTGTTCTCGACGGCGGAGGACAACCAGTCCGCAGTGGACATCCATGTGGTACAGGGTGAGAGAGAGTTTGCGCGCGACAACAAGAGCCTCGGTCAGTTCCGCTTGGACGGCATTCTCCCGGCGAGAAGAGGCGTGCCGCAGATCGAAGTCACCTTTGACATCGACGCAAACGGCATTGTGAACGTCTCCGCAAAGGATCTCGGCACCGGCAAGGAGCAGCACATCACGATTACTTCCGGTTCCAACATGTCCCAGGAGGACATTGACAAGGCAGTCAGAGAGGCTTCCGAGTTCGAGGCCCAGGACAAGAAGAAGAAGGAGGCCATCGACGAGAGAAACGATGCGGACTCCCTCATCTTCCAGACCGAGAAGGCAATTCAGGAAGTCGGCGATAAGATCGGCGACAGCGACAAGGCGGCGGTCGAGGCAGACCTCGCCGCACTCAAGGAGGCGGTGAACCGCGCACCGGCGGAGTCCATGACCGACGATCAGGTCGCGGACATCAAGGCGAACAAGGAGAAGCTGATGGCAAGTGCGCAGCAGCTCTTCCAGAAGGTCTATGAGCAGGCGCAGCAGAGCCAGGCTTCGGCGGGCGCAGAGAACGGCGGCTCCAACCCGGATGACGGCGTCGTGGACGGCGATTTCAAGGAAGTATAA
- the dnaJ gene encoding molecular chaperone DnaJ — protein MAEQKRDYYEVLGVSKDADDAALKKAYRVLAKKYHPDANPGDKQAEAAFKEINEAYSVLSDPKKRAQYDQFGHAAFDPRMGGGSGGGFYEGNAADFGDIFGDLFGGGDIFGSFFGGGRGAQRAANAPMRGANVHATVRLSFEEAVFGCKKKITIDYKEECETCKGSGAKPGTSPETCPTCKGQGKIVKTSRTAFGTMQNVQVCPNCHGSGKIVKEKCTSCNGTGYKRVRKSFEVSIPAGIDNGLSVRMPQGGEPGVNGGERGDLLVECIVSPHPIFKRQESNIFSTVPISFATAALGGTIRINTVDGEVEYTVKAGTQTDTRVRLAGKGVPSLRNPKVRGDHYVTLVVEVPTKLNEQQRAALKSFDEAMQGGGKKKGLFS, from the coding sequence ATGGCAGAACAGAAGCGCGATTATTATGAGGTGCTCGGGGTTTCAAAGGACGCGGACGATGCGGCGCTGAAGAAGGCATATCGGGTGCTCGCGAAGAAGTATCATCCGGATGCGAATCCCGGCGACAAGCAGGCGGAGGCGGCTTTTAAGGAGATCAACGAAGCTTATTCCGTTCTGAGCGATCCTAAGAAGCGGGCCCAGTACGACCAGTTCGGACATGCGGCCTTTGACCCGCGCATGGGCGGCGGCAGCGGCGGCGGCTTTTACGAGGGCAATGCGGCCGATTTCGGTGATATTTTCGGCGACCTCTTCGGCGGCGGCGATATCTTCGGCAGCTTTTTCGGCGGCGGCAGGGGCGCGCAGCGCGCGGCAAATGCGCCGATGCGCGGCGCCAATGTCCACGCGACCGTGCGCCTCAGCTTTGAAGAGGCGGTTTTCGGCTGCAAGAAGAAGATTACGATAGACTATAAGGAAGAGTGCGAGACTTGTAAGGGCAGCGGCGCAAAGCCGGGTACCTCGCCCGAGACCTGCCCCACCTGTAAGGGTCAGGGCAAGATTGTGAAGACAAGCCGCACGGCCTTCGGCACCATGCAGAATGTGCAGGTCTGCCCGAACTGTCACGGCAGCGGCAAGATTGTGAAGGAGAAGTGCACGTCCTGCAACGGCACGGGCTATAAGCGCGTCCGGAAGAGCTTCGAGGTAAGCATCCCGGCCGGCATCGACAACGGCCTTTCGGTCAGAATGCCGCAGGGCGGCGAGCCGGGCGTGAACGGCGGCGAGCGCGGCGACCTCCTGGTGGAGTGCATTGTGAGTCCGCACCCCATCTTTAAGCGCCAGGAGAGCAATATCTTCTCGACCGTGCCGATTTCCTTTGCGACGGCGGCACTCGGCGGCACGATTCGCATCAACACGGTGGACGGCGAGGTCGAGTACACGGTCAAGGCGGGAACCCAGACCGACACGCGGGTTCGCCTGGCGGGCAAGGGCGTGCCCTCGCTCCGGAATCCGAAGGTGCGGGGCGATCACTATGTGACCCTGGTGGTCGAGGTCCCGACCAAGTTAAACGAGCAGCAGCGCGCGGCACTGAAGAGCTTCGACGAAGCCATGCAGGGCGGCGGCAAGAAAAAGGGATTGTTCTCCTGA
- the prmA gene encoding 50S ribosomal protein L11 methyltransferase codes for MRWKKYTLYTREEAVDLVSASFAELGIEGIEIEDNAPLSERDTKGMFIDILPELPPDDGTARVSFYLEPGSGEEEMLSRVREELEELSRFTDLGEARIEESLTEDKDWINNWKTFFHPFVVDDILIKPTWEQVPAESAGLTCIQIDPGTAFGTGAHETTQLCIRALNRYMKLMQAAGVSDIRVLDVGTGSGILGIAAKKLGAAEIFATDLDDNAIEAVAENLSSNDLDPKDFTVVCGNLIDDPSVQAAAGEARYDIALANILAPVILMLEKEVWQHIKIGGIFITSGIIDDKEEEVRAAIAANPHFEVLEVNRQGEWSSVVARRKA; via the coding sequence ATGCGGTGGAAAAAGTACACGCTGTATACCAGAGAAGAGGCAGTGGATCTAGTGAGCGCAAGCTTCGCGGAACTCGGCATTGAGGGCATCGAAATCGAGGACAATGCGCCGCTCTCGGAGCGGGACACCAAAGGCATGTTCATTGACATCCTGCCGGAACTCCCACCGGACGACGGAACGGCGCGCGTGAGCTTTTACTTGGAGCCGGGCAGCGGTGAAGAGGAGATGCTAAGCCGCGTTCGGGAAGAACTCGAGGAACTCTCTCGGTTCACGGATCTCGGCGAGGCGCGAATCGAGGAGAGCCTCACCGAGGACAAAGACTGGATCAACAACTGGAAGACCTTTTTTCATCCCTTCGTGGTCGATGACATCCTGATTAAGCCGACCTGGGAGCAGGTACCGGCGGAGAGCGCGGGGCTCACCTGCATCCAGATCGACCCGGGCACGGCCTTCGGCACCGGCGCGCATGAGACCACCCAGCTCTGCATCCGAGCCCTGAACCGCTACATGAAGCTCATGCAGGCGGCGGGCGTAAGCGATATCCGCGTGTTGGATGTGGGAACGGGCAGCGGTATCCTCGGCATCGCGGCGAAGAAACTCGGGGCAGCGGAGATTTTTGCGACCGACCTCGACGACAATGCAATCGAAGCGGTCGCGGAGAACCTTTCGAGCAATGACCTTGATCCGAAGGATTTCACGGTGGTCTGCGGCAATCTGATCGACGACCCGTCGGTACAGGCTGCGGCGGGCGAAGCGCGCTATGACATAGCGCTCGCGAACATACTCGCGCCCGTCATTTTGATGCTCGAAAAGGAAGTCTGGCAGCACATAAAAATCGGAGGCATCTTCATCACCTCCGGCATCATCGACGACAAGGAAGAAGAAGTGCGCGCGGCCATCGCGGCAAACCCGCACTTTGAGGTGCTTGAGGTAAACCGTCAGGGTGAGTGGTCAAGCGTGGTGGCGCGGAGAAAGGCCTGA
- a CDS encoding 16S rRNA (uracil(1498)-N(3))-methyltransferase, translated as MYHFFIAPEQLSGDSAVILGSDVRHIGSVLRMKPGEKLMVNAGGDWEYLCEIAEIERDSVSLRVLEGRQETRELPVSITLYQGLPKAEKMELIVQKAVELGAAAIVPVEMHRSVVRLDEKKAAAKQKRWQAIAEAAAKQAGRSVIPEVALPLSFQEALRRVEAEGTELCLLPYERSSGMAATRELLRSVKAGQRIAVMIGPEGGFEETEVEAAENQGFHALTLGKRILRTETAGLVMLSLVMAETEED; from the coding sequence ATGTATCACTTTTTTATCGCCCCGGAGCAGCTCTCCGGGGACAGCGCCGTGATTCTCGGCAGTGATGTGCGACACATAGGATCGGTGCTCCGCATGAAGCCCGGCGAAAAGCTCATGGTCAATGCGGGCGGCGACTGGGAATATCTCTGCGAGATTGCGGAAATCGAGCGGGACAGCGTTTCTCTCCGCGTGCTCGAAGGAAGGCAGGAGACCCGGGAACTCCCGGTCTCGATTACGCTCTACCAGGGGCTCCCGAAGGCGGAAAAAATGGAACTCATCGTGCAGAAGGCGGTGGAACTCGGCGCGGCGGCGATCGTCCCGGTCGAGATGCACCGCTCGGTCGTGCGACTCGACGAAAAGAAGGCGGCGGCCAAGCAGAAGCGCTGGCAGGCCATCGCGGAGGCGGCGGCCAAGCAGGCAGGGAGATCCGTGATTCCGGAGGTCGCGCTTCCGCTCTCGTTTCAAGAGGCACTGAGACGGGTCGAAGCGGAGGGAACGGAACTTTGCCTCCTGCCCTATGAGCGTTCGTCCGGGATGGCCGCGACGCGGGAGTTGCTACGGAGCGTAAAAGCGGGACAGCGCATTGCGGTGATGATAGGGCCGGAGGGCGGCTTTGAAGAGACGGAGGTCGAGGCGGCCGAGAATCAGGGCTTTCACGCCCTGACCCTCGGGAAACGCATTTTGCGGACCGAGACGGCGGGACTCGTCATGCTCTCGCTCGTCATGGCAGAGACAGAGGAAGATTGA